The Acinetobacter sp. GSS19 genome includes a region encoding these proteins:
- the glnG gene encoding nitrogen regulation protein NR(I) — MSRNKIWVIDDDRAMRWVLEKTFKEEGLDVRSFEEAQSALDQLAADTPDVILTDIRMPGVDGLTFLGKVKSSYPDLPVIIMTAHSDLESAVSSYQTGAFEYLPKPFDIDEALALVQRAILHVNKLQQQESAKTVSPIQSAEIIGESPAMQEVFRAIGRLSQSHITVLINGESGTGKELVAHALHKHSPRSSKPFIALNMAAIPKDLIETELFGHEKGAFTGANSQRQGRFEQANGGTLFLDEIGDMPFETQTRLLRVLADGEFYRVGGHIPVKVDVRIVAATHQDLEKLVHEGRFREDLYHRLNVIRIHIPKLAHRSEDIPMLAQHFLARAGKELGVSPKILRPETVDYMQQLPWPGNVRQLENTCRWLTVMITGREVYPEDLPSELKQIPIQKSGEPATISNSFDRVSLHHWDELLGQWAIQKLKNGEMKILDIATPMFERTLINAALQQTRGRKRHAAELLGWGRNTLTRKLKELGITAEDDEEDTKLSYSE; from the coding sequence ATGTCGCGAAATAAAATATGGGTAATCGATGACGATCGCGCCATGCGCTGGGTTTTGGAAAAAACCTTTAAAGAAGAAGGCCTGGATGTCAGAAGCTTCGAAGAAGCCCAAAGCGCGCTAGATCAGTTAGCCGCAGATACCCCAGATGTCATCTTAACCGATATCCGTATGCCGGGTGTCGATGGTTTGACATTCCTCGGCAAGGTAAAAAGCAGCTACCCGGATTTACCTGTCATCATCATGACAGCCCATTCGGATCTTGAGTCGGCTGTATCCAGCTATCAAACCGGTGCGTTTGAATATTTGCCAAAACCCTTTGATATTGATGAAGCATTGGCACTGGTACAGCGGGCAATTCTGCATGTCAACAAACTACAACAGCAAGAGTCTGCCAAAACCGTTTCACCGATTCAGTCAGCAGAAATTATTGGTGAATCTCCGGCCATGCAGGAAGTATTCCGCGCCATTGGTCGTTTATCACAATCGCATATCACAGTACTGATCAATGGTGAATCGGGTACAGGTAAAGAATTGGTAGCACATGCGCTACACAAGCACTCGCCACGTAGTAGCAAGCCATTTATTGCTTTAAATATGGCAGCCATCCCTAAGGACCTAATCGAAACCGAGTTGTTCGGCCATGAAAAAGGCGCATTTACCGGTGCCAACAGCCAGCGTCAAGGTCGTTTTGAGCAGGCCAACGGCGGCACACTATTCCTCGATGAAATTGGTGACATGCCATTTGAAACCCAAACCCGCTTACTGCGCGTTTTGGCGGATGGCGAATTCTACCGGGTCGGCGGGCATATTCCGGTGAAAGTCGATGTGCGTATTGTGGCAGCGACACATCAGGATCTTGAAAAACTGGTTCACGAAGGTCGTTTCCGTGAAGACTTGTACCATCGTCTGAATGTTATCCGGATTCATATTCCAAAGCTGGCACACCGCAGTGAAGACATCCCGATGCTGGCACAGCACTTCTTGGCACGCGCCGGTAAAGAACTTGGCGTGAGCCCAAAAATTCTACGTCCGGAAACAGTCGACTACATGCAACAATTGCCTTGGCCAGGTAACGTTCGCCAACTGGAAAATACCTGCCGCTGGCTCACGGTAATGATCACTGGACGCGAAGTTTACCCAGAAGATTTACCTTCTGAACTGAAACAGATTCCTATTCAGAAATCAGGTGAACCAGCAACTATTAGCAATAGTTTTGACCGTGTTTCCTTGCATCACTGGGATGAATTACTGGGCCAATGGGCAATTCAAAAACTCAAAAATGGCGAGATGAAAATTCTGGACATCGCGACTCCAATGTTTGAACGCACGCTGATTAATGCGGCTTTGCAGCAAACCCGTGGTCGTAAGCGTCATGCCGCTGAATTGCTGGGTTGGGGCCGTAACACACTCACGCGCAAACTCAAAGAGTTGGGCATTACAGCAGAAGATGACGAAGAAGATACAAAGTTATCTTATTCTGAATAG
- the rimO gene encoding 30S ribosomal protein S12 methylthiotransferase RimO, giving the protein MKTPKVGFVSLGCPKALVDSERILTQLKTEGYQVASDYEGADLVVVNTCGFIESAVQESLDAIGEAMNENGRVIVTGCLGKDEDKIRQMHPNVLKVTGAAAYQDVMEAVHEYVPAPPKHNPFIDLVPEQGVRLTPKHYAYLKISEGCNHRCTFCIIPSMRGDLVSRPVGSVLEEAAALKRAGVKEILVISQDTSAYGVDTKYKLDFWNGQPVKTKFYDMCEALGQLGIWVRLHYVYPYPHVDAVIGLMAQGKILPYLDIPFQHASPKILKLMKRPAHSENTLERLKVWREKCPDLVIRSTFVVGFPGETEEDFQMLLDWLKEAQLDRVGCFTYSPVEGATANDLPDHVPEEIKQERYERFMQVQQEISAAKLQQRIGQTMTVLVDSLEEEFPVAVARSYADAPEIDGNVFVEDIDKSKIKPGDLLEVEITDADEYDLFAKLIQIKSA; this is encoded by the coding sequence ATGAAGACCCCCAAAGTCGGTTTCGTTTCTTTAGGTTGTCCTAAGGCATTGGTAGATTCTGAACGAATTTTAACTCAGTTGAAAACTGAAGGTTATCAAGTAGCATCGGATTATGAAGGTGCTGATCTAGTTGTTGTTAATACCTGTGGTTTTATTGAATCTGCAGTACAAGAATCGTTAGATGCGATTGGCGAAGCCATGAATGAAAATGGTCGCGTGATTGTGACGGGGTGTCTAGGTAAAGATGAAGATAAAATTCGTCAAATGCACCCCAACGTCTTAAAAGTGACCGGTGCTGCAGCCTATCAGGATGTGATGGAAGCTGTACACGAATATGTTCCGGCACCGCCAAAGCATAATCCGTTTATTGATCTGGTTCCAGAACAGGGCGTACGTTTAACGCCAAAACATTATGCTTATCTGAAAATTTCTGAAGGCTGTAATCACCGTTGCACTTTCTGCATCATCCCAAGTATGCGTGGTGATCTGGTATCGCGTCCGGTCGGTTCTGTTTTAGAAGAAGCAGCAGCACTGAAGCGTGCGGGTGTGAAAGAAATCCTGGTGATTTCCCAGGATACCTCGGCCTATGGCGTAGATACAAAGTACAAGCTGGATTTCTGGAACGGTCAGCCTGTTAAAACCAAATTCTATGACATGTGTGAAGCTTTGGGCCAGTTGGGCATTTGGGTGCGGTTACATTATGTATACCCATATCCGCATGTGGATGCCGTAATTGGCTTGATGGCTCAAGGTAAAATCCTGCCGTATCTGGATATTCCTTTCCAACATGCCAGCCCGAAAATTCTCAAATTGATGAAACGCCCGGCACACAGTGAAAATACACTGGAGCGTCTCAAAGTTTGGCGTGAAAAATGCCCTGACTTGGTCATTCGTTCAACTTTTGTCGTTGGGTTCCCGGGTGAAACAGAAGAAGATTTCCAGATGCTCCTCGACTGGCTGAAAGAAGCCCAGCTGGATCGAGTGGGTTGCTTTACCTATTCACCGGTTGAAGGTGCTACAGCAAATGACTTGCCAGACCATGTGCCGGAAGAGATTAAGCAAGAGCGTTATGAACGTTTCATGCAGGTACAGCAAGAAATCTCTGCAGCCAAGCTCCAGCAGCGTATTGGTCAAACCATGACTGTATTGGTCGATAGTCTCGAAGAAGAGTTCCCGGTCGCTGTGGCGCGTTCTTATGCAGATGCACCTGAAATTGATGGTAATGTATTTGTCGAAGACATTGATAAATCCAAAATTAAGCCGGGCGATTTGTTAGAAGTCGAAATTACCGACGCGGATGAATACGATCTGTTTGCCAAGTTGATTCAGATTAAATCGGCCTAA
- a CDS encoding phosphatidate cytidylyltransferase: MLERIITALVLVAVVLSCMFATQSYYPMLILMMVAAGVAGYEWFKLMPRKSKFVIKPLAWGFGILTTLLSGLALYCDDMVMLLWSASILTWLFGAYWVKSYPEYEGWYNPSLYLLGLVLVSAAVTAIFSVWQSSPWWLMYLFLLVWGADSGAYFVGRKFGKKKLAPDVSPNKSVEGLYGGIITVAIIIVLVQSSYLDLTLSQHILFMVLSLVTVFASVLGDLFESMIKRRAGIKDSGRILPGHGGVLDRIDSLLAAAPVFAAGMYVLKLMGVDL, encoded by the coding sequence ATGTTAGAGCGGATTATTACCGCCTTGGTCTTGGTGGCAGTTGTACTGAGCTGCATGTTTGCTACGCAATCTTATTATCCAATGTTGATCTTGATGATGGTCGCGGCCGGGGTGGCAGGTTATGAGTGGTTTAAACTCATGCCGAGAAAAAGCAAATTTGTCATTAAACCTTTGGCTTGGGGTTTTGGTATTTTAACAACCTTATTATCAGGGCTGGCTTTATATTGTGATGATATGGTTATGCTGCTATGGTCAGCATCCATCTTAACCTGGTTGTTTGGGGCTTATTGGGTGAAGTCTTATCCCGAATATGAGGGATGGTATAATCCAAGCTTATATCTCTTGGGACTTGTTCTAGTTTCCGCTGCCGTTACTGCAATTTTTTCCGTCTGGCAAAGTTCACCATGGTGGTTGATGTATCTATTCCTACTGGTCTGGGGCGCAGACAGTGGGGCCTATTTTGTTGGGCGTAAGTTTGGCAAAAAGAAACTAGCACCAGACGTGAGTCCAAATAAATCGGTTGAAGGTTTGTATGGTGGGATTATTACTGTAGCCATCATTATCGTATTGGTTCAATCGAGCTATTTGGATTTAACTCTTTCTCAGCATATCCTGTTTATGGTGCTTTCTCTGGTTACGGTTTTTGCTTCGGTGTTGGGTGATCTGTTTGAATCGATGATCAAGCGTCGTGCCGGCATCAAAGATTCAGGACGTATTTTACCCGGCCATGGTGGAGTGCTGGATCGTATCGATTCATTACTGGCTGCAGCACCTGTTTTTGCTGC
- the frr gene encoding ribosome recycling factor: protein MINDLKKDSEQRMQKTLESLDQGFAKVRTGRAHPSILNGVMVPYYGSDVPLNQVANVGVEDSRTLIVQPFERTMVSAIDKAIRESDLGLNPITADSIRVPLPALTEETRRDMQKVARSEAENAKVAIRNIRRDVLGDLKALLKEKEISEDDDRRAAEDIQKITDKYVAEVDKRLAAKEAELMKV, encoded by the coding sequence ATGATTAACGATCTTAAAAAAGACAGCGAACAACGCATGCAAAAAACCCTTGAGTCTTTAGATCAGGGTTTTGCCAAAGTTCGTACCGGCCGTGCGCATCCATCCATTCTGAATGGTGTGATGGTTCCTTACTACGGCTCTGACGTGCCTTTAAACCAAGTGGCGAACGTCGGTGTTGAGGATTCCCGTACATTGATCGTGCAGCCATTTGAACGTACGATGGTTTCTGCAATTGATAAAGCAATTCGTGAGTCTGACCTAGGGTTGAACCCGATTACTGCGGATTCTATTCGTGTTCCGCTACCTGCGTTAACTGAAGAAACACGTCGCGATATGCAGAAAGTGGCGCGTTCTGAAGCTGAAAATGCTAAAGTCGCGATCCGTAATATCCGTCGTGATGTTTTAGGTGACTTAAAAGCATTATTGAAAGAAAAAGAAATTTCTGAAGATGATGACCGCCGTGCTGCAGAAGACATCCAAAAAATTACTGATAAATACGTTGCAGAAGTCGATAAACGTCTTGCCGCTAAAGAAGCTGAATTGATGAAGGTCTAA
- the uppS gene encoding polyprenyl diphosphate synthase: MTSSEDKHLPQHVAIIMDGNNRFAKKYHMQKGEGHRKGKAILDPIVDHCVQRGISALTVFAFSSENWNRPQFEVDLLMALLEETIHEQLPRMEQFNIALRFIGDRSRLSSKLRELMTYAEERTASFTRMTLTIAISYGGMWDIAEAAQKIAQAAVNHEIDISQIDAELFGRYVSLADLSPVDLLIRTGGDYRLSNFLLWQTAYAELYFTQTLWPEFTAEEFNHALEVFAGRERRFGKTSEQIQQENN, translated from the coding sequence ATGACCTCTTCTGAAGACAAGCATCTTCCTCAGCATGTTGCCATCATTATGGATGGCAACAATCGCTTTGCCAAAAAATATCACATGCAAAAAGGTGAAGGGCATCGAAAAGGAAAAGCCATTCTCGACCCCATTGTTGATCACTGCGTTCAACGGGGTATTTCTGCGCTGACGGTTTTTGCATTTTCCAGTGAAAACTGGAATCGTCCGCAGTTTGAGGTGGATCTTCTCATGGCATTGCTTGAAGAGACCATTCATGAGCAATTGCCGCGAATGGAGCAATTCAATATTGCCTTGCGTTTTATTGGGGATCGTTCACGTTTGTCCTCAAAATTACGTGAATTGATGACCTATGCAGAAGAGCGTACCGCTAGTTTTACTAGAATGACACTGACTATCGCGATTAGCTATGGTGGCATGTGGGATATTGCAGAAGCCGCACAGAAAATCGCGCAAGCTGCAGTCAATCATGAAATAGACATCAGCCAGATTGATGCGGAGTTGTTTGGTCGATATGTCAGCTTGGCTGATTTATCTCCTGTCGATTTATTAATCCGCACAGGTGGAGACTACCGTTTGTCAAATTTTCTGTTATGGCAAACGGCGTATGCTGAGTTGTACTTTACCCAAACCTTATGGCCTGAATTTACGGCTGAAGAATTTAATCATGCCTTGGAAGTCTTCGCTGGACGTGAGAGACGCTTTGGTAAAACATCAGAGCAAATCCAACAAGAGAACAATTGA
- the pyrH gene encoding UMP kinase gives MADSKTPRYSRILLKLSGEALSGNKDMGIDAQVLDQMSLSIAHLVGLGVQVGIVVGGGNLYRGSQLQKDGLVGRVTGDQMGMLATVMNGLAMRDALVRRNIKTRLMSALPIGTVVEPYSSRDAIRHLSQGEVCVFVAGTGNPFFTTDTAACLRGIEIEANLILKATKVDGVYNKDPSKYEDAVKYDSLTFDQVLDEKLGVMDLTAICLCRDHNVPLQVFDMNKSGALLSVVMGEKEGTRVTN, from the coding sequence ATGGCAGACTCAAAAACCCCACGTTACTCACGTATCTTGTTGAAACTTTCCGGTGAAGCTCTGTCCGGCAATAAAGATATGGGAATCGATGCTCAAGTTTTGGATCAGATGTCTTTATCGATTGCACACTTGGTGGGTCTAGGTGTGCAAGTGGGTATTGTGGTCGGTGGCGGTAACCTCTACCGTGGTAGCCAGTTACAAAAAGATGGTCTAGTTGGTCGTGTAACTGGCGATCAGATGGGAATGCTAGCCACTGTAATGAATGGTCTCGCAATGCGTGATGCTTTGGTGCGCCGTAACATTAAAACCCGTTTAATGTCAGCACTGCCGATTGGTACGGTGGTTGAACCCTATTCGAGCCGTGATGCAATTCGTCATTTATCACAGGGTGAGGTCTGCGTTTTTGTGGCCGGTACAGGCAACCCATTCTTCACGACAGACACTGCTGCGTGTTTACGTGGGATCGAGATTGAAGCTAACCTCATTTTGAAAGCTACAAAAGTGGATGGTGTTTACAATAAAGATCCAAGTAAATATGAAGATGCTGTGAAATATGACAGTTTGACTTTTGACCAAGTACTTGATGAGAAATTGGGTGTCATGGATTTAACGGCGATTTGCTTATGCCGTGATCATAATGTGCCATTACAAGTATTTGATATGAATAAATCAGGTGCATTGCTTTCTGTGGTTATGGGCGAAAAAGAAGGTACCCGCGTCACGAACTAA
- the glnL gene encoding nitrogen regulation protein NR(II), translated as MDQSPTIDYRLLVDNLTTAIMLVDSNLNVFYLNSACEALFDISLLRASGQPVLNLLHAPDDPFNTHEALLNTLKTGQPYTRREAVISVNFKPIHVDYTASQLNSGKKYHPLLLIELNAIDRMLKISKEENFIQQHQVARQLIRGVAHEIKNPLAGIRGATQLLARSLNNPQYAEFTDIIIDEVDRLRNLADTMLGSRQLPSYELVNVHEPLERVRSLIVNQTKKKIKISRDYDLSLPEVLADRDQLIQVMLNISVNAVQAVTENKEFFVEHQPELILRTRIQRLVTINGVLHRSAVRIDIEDNGPGVPEGILESVFYPLVTGRAKGTGLGLSIAQNIMHQHNGMIECQSVPGKTVFSLYLPWESNHVAK; from the coding sequence ATGGATCAAAGCCCTACTATTGACTACCGCCTCTTGGTAGATAATCTGACCACTGCAATTATGTTGGTCGATAGTAACCTGAATGTCTTTTATTTGAACTCTGCGTGCGAAGCCTTATTCGATATTAGCCTGTTACGTGCCTCTGGCCAGCCTGTTTTAAATCTATTACATGCACCTGATGACCCTTTCAACACGCATGAAGCACTGCTCAATACACTAAAAACCGGTCAACCCTATACCCGCCGTGAAGCAGTCATCAGTGTTAATTTCAAACCTATTCATGTCGATTACACTGCATCCCAACTCAACTCAGGCAAAAAGTACCATCCTTTACTCCTGATCGAGTTAAATGCGATTGATCGCATGCTAAAAATTTCCAAAGAAGAAAATTTCATTCAGCAGCATCAGGTCGCTCGTCAGCTCATTCGCGGTGTCGCACATGAAATCAAGAATCCTTTAGCGGGTATTCGTGGTGCGACCCAACTCTTAGCGCGCAGTTTAAATAATCCACAATATGCAGAATTCACCGACATTATCATTGATGAAGTAGATCGTCTGCGTAATCTGGCAGATACCATGCTGGGCTCACGTCAGTTACCCAGCTATGAATTGGTCAATGTGCATGAGCCTCTTGAACGTGTCCGTTCATTGATCGTGAATCAGACCAAAAAGAAAATTAAAATTTCCCGCGATTATGATCTATCACTTCCGGAAGTACTGGCAGACCGTGATCAGCTGATCCAGGTCATGCTCAATATCAGCGTGAATGCCGTACAAGCCGTAACAGAAAACAAAGAGTTTTTTGTCGAGCATCAACCAGAATTGATTTTAAGAACCCGTATTCAGCGTTTGGTCACCATTAATGGTGTATTGCATCGCTCCGCGGTTCGGATCGACATTGAAGATAATGGGCCAGGTGTTCCGGAAGGAATTCTGGAATCCGTGTTCTACCCTTTGGTTACAGGACGTGCCAAAGGAACCGGATTGGGCTTAAGTATCGCCCAGAACATCATGCACCAACATAACGGAATGATTGAATGCCAATCTGTTCCAGGAAAAACAGTCTTTAGCTTATATTTACCTTGGGAGTCAAACCATGTCGCGAAATAA